One Serinicoccus chungangensis genomic window carries:
- a CDS encoding MBL fold metallo-hydrolase — MKPKDLHGHVTPGGESWVYDLGSVVVRKCSVSEMDNNVYLITCTATGERLLVDAADDAERILRLLDEDGGPRGQQLGQVLTTHRHWDHHRALPEVVRRTGATTLAGAVDADELPVPVDHRLRDGDTLRVGHLVLDVVHLRGHTPGSVALALSTAADSTTTLIFTGDSLFPGGPGKTTSPRDFALLLDDLETRVFAVFDDDALVLPGHGDNTTLGAERGSLPEWRDRGW; from the coding sequence GTGAAGCCCAAGGACCTGCACGGACACGTCACCCCCGGCGGCGAGAGCTGGGTCTACGACCTCGGCTCGGTGGTGGTGCGCAAGTGCAGCGTGAGCGAGATGGACAACAACGTCTACCTCATCACCTGCACGGCCACCGGAGAGCGCCTGCTGGTGGACGCCGCGGACGACGCCGAGCGCATCCTGCGCCTGCTGGACGAGGACGGCGGTCCCCGGGGCCAGCAGCTCGGGCAGGTCCTGACGACGCACCGGCACTGGGACCACCACCGGGCGCTCCCGGAGGTCGTCCGACGCACGGGGGCGACGACCCTGGCGGGGGCCGTGGACGCCGACGAGCTGCCGGTGCCGGTCGACCACCGCCTCCGGGACGGTGACACCCTGCGCGTCGGGCACCTGGTCCTCGACGTCGTGCACCTCCGGGGGCACACGCCCGGCTCGGTCGCGCTCGCCCTGAGCACTGCGGCGGACTCCACCACGACCCTCATCTTCACCGGCGACAGCCTCTTCCCCGGAGGTCCCGGGAAGACGACGTCGCCCCGGGACTTCGCCCTCCTGCTGGACGACCTCGAGACGCGCGTCTTCGCGGTCTTCGACGACGACGCCCTCGTCCTGCCCGGCCACGGTGACAACACGACCCTCGGCGCCGAGCGCGGCTCGCTGCCGGAGTGGCGCGACCGCGGGTGGTGA
- a CDS encoding glutamate synthase subunit beta: MADPKGFLTHRERENRPSRPVPVRIMDWEEVHGEQETSVLQRQASRCMDCGIPFCHTGCPLGNLIPEWNDQTRRANFAEAIERLHATNNFPEFTGRLCPAPCETACVLGINQPPVTIKQIEVSIIDRAFSNGRVTPQEPEWLSGKTVAVVGSGPAGLAAAQQLGRAGHTVVVYERSDAVGGLLRYGIPEFKMEKSVLDRRLVQLRAEGIRFVTGVTIGGDGPDDESLDQLRERFDAVVLATGSTVPRMLQVPGAELDGVHPAMDFLVPANKEALGGTRGIDAGGKNVVIIGGGDTGADCLGTAHRHGAASVLQLEIMPTPPQERPETMPWPTYPMLYKVSEAHEEGGDRTYGVSTVEVLGDDEGRVRGLVMVDGTFTEGRFVPTEGSEREIPAELVLLAMGFVGPDDQAAPAEVLPRSARNTYERDDAFATPVPGVFAAGDCGRGQSLIVWAIAEGRACAATVDRYLSGTTTLPSPIKATDRPLAV; the protein is encoded by the coding sequence ATGGCTGACCCCAAAGGCTTCCTGACCCACCGCGAGCGCGAGAACCGGCCCTCGCGCCCGGTGCCCGTGCGCATCATGGACTGGGAGGAGGTGCACGGCGAGCAGGAGACCTCCGTCCTGCAGCGGCAGGCCAGCCGGTGCATGGACTGCGGCATCCCCTTCTGCCACACGGGGTGCCCGCTCGGCAACCTCATCCCGGAGTGGAACGACCAGACGCGGCGCGCCAACTTCGCCGAGGCCATCGAGCGTCTGCACGCCACCAACAACTTCCCGGAGTTCACCGGTCGGCTCTGCCCGGCGCCGTGCGAGACCGCCTGCGTGCTGGGGATCAACCAGCCCCCGGTCACCATCAAGCAGATCGAGGTCTCGATCATCGACCGGGCGTTCTCCAACGGCCGGGTCACGCCGCAGGAGCCGGAGTGGCTCAGCGGCAAGACGGTCGCCGTGGTCGGGTCCGGGCCGGCCGGCCTGGCTGCCGCCCAGCAGCTGGGGCGGGCCGGGCACACGGTCGTGGTGTACGAGCGCTCCGACGCCGTCGGCGGGCTGCTGCGCTACGGCATACCGGAGTTCAAGATGGAGAAGTCCGTCCTGGACCGGCGCCTCGTGCAGCTGCGGGCCGAGGGCATCCGGTTCGTCACCGGCGTCACGATCGGAGGCGACGGGCCGGACGACGAGTCCCTCGACCAGCTCCGCGAACGCTTCGACGCCGTGGTCCTCGCGACCGGGTCCACCGTGCCCCGCATGCTGCAGGTGCCCGGGGCCGAGCTGGACGGCGTGCACCCGGCGATGGACTTCCTGGTGCCCGCCAACAAGGAGGCGCTGGGCGGGACGCGCGGCATCGACGCGGGCGGCAAGAACGTCGTCATCATCGGTGGGGGCGACACCGGTGCCGACTGCCTCGGGACGGCGCACCGTCACGGCGCGGCGTCGGTCCTGCAGCTGGAGATCATGCCGACCCCGCCGCAGGAACGACCCGAGACCATGCCCTGGCCGACCTACCCGATGCTCTACAAGGTGAGCGAGGCCCACGAGGAGGGCGGGGACCGCACCTACGGCGTGTCCACCGTCGAGGTCCTGGGCGACGACGAGGGCCGCGTGCGCGGCCTCGTCATGGTGGACGGCACGTTCACCGAGGGACGGTTCGTGCCGACCGAGGGTAGCGAGCGGGAGATCCCGGCCGAGCTCGTGCTCCTCGCGATGGGCTTCGTCGGGCCGGACGACCAGGCGGCGCCCGCGGAGGTGCTCCCCCGCTCCGCGCGCAACACCTACGAGCGCGACGACGCCTTCGCGACCCCCGTCCCCGGCGTCTTCGCGGCTGGGGACTGCGGTCGTGGGCAGTCGCTCATCGTCTGGGCCATCGCCGAGGGGCGCGCCTGCGCGGCCACGGTCGACCGCTACCTCTCGGGGACCACCACCCTGCCGTCCCCGATCAAGGCCACGGACCGGCCGCTGGCCGTGTGA
- a CDS encoding TerC family protein, which produces MNVPGWVWITTLIVIAAVFAFDLLVLGRRPHEPSRREVSVALSIYVGLAVLFGVGVLVVAGGQPAAEFYAGWLMEYSLSIDNLFIFLIIMAKFGVPRKYQQFALMVGIVMALGMRAVFILVGAAAIERWSWVFYVFGAFLIYTAFRLAVENLGHDDHEEDFQENALLRWVEKRFPVTQSWDGGTKLRIVESGKRVLTPMAVVILALGTTDLLFALDSIPAIFGLTQEPYLVLMANVFALMGLRQLYFLLGDLLKRLVYLGLGLSVLLAFIGVKLILHAMHENELPFINGGEHLGVPEVPIWLSLTAIVVILGVTAVASLLKSRRDAARGGSGTEEETSPGVEDVTVFGSTQKSSTSEEGSPEGTDGQPR; this is translated from the coding sequence ATGAACGTGCCCGGCTGGGTGTGGATCACCACGCTGATCGTCATCGCGGCCGTCTTCGCCTTCGACCTGCTGGTCCTGGGGCGGCGACCGCACGAACCCTCGCGCCGGGAGGTCTCGGTCGCACTGTCGATCTACGTCGGGCTGGCGGTGCTCTTCGGGGTCGGGGTGCTCGTGGTGGCCGGGGGCCAGCCCGCCGCGGAGTTCTACGCGGGGTGGTTGATGGAGTACTCCCTGTCCATCGACAACCTGTTCATCTTCCTCATCATCATGGCCAAGTTCGGCGTCCCGCGGAAGTACCAGCAGTTCGCCCTCATGGTCGGCATCGTCATGGCGCTGGGGATGCGGGCGGTCTTCATCCTGGTCGGTGCGGCCGCCATCGAGCGCTGGTCCTGGGTGTTCTACGTCTTCGGCGCCTTCCTCATCTACACCGCGTTCCGGCTCGCCGTGGAGAACCTCGGCCACGACGACCACGAGGAGGACTTCCAGGAGAACGCCCTGCTGCGCTGGGTGGAGAAGCGGTTCCCGGTCACCCAGTCCTGGGACGGCGGGACCAAGCTGCGGATCGTCGAGAGCGGCAAGCGGGTCCTCACCCCCATGGCCGTCGTCATCCTCGCGCTGGGGACCACCGACCTGCTCTTCGCCCTCGACTCGATCCCGGCGATCTTCGGGCTCACCCAGGAGCCGTACCTCGTGCTCATGGCGAACGTCTTCGCCCTCATGGGCCTGCGTCAGCTGTACTTCCTGCTCGGGGACCTGCTCAAGCGGCTGGTCTACCTCGGCCTCGGGCTGTCCGTGCTGCTGGCGTTCATCGGGGTCAAGCTCATCCTGCACGCCATGCACGAGAACGAGCTGCCCTTCATCAACGGCGGCGAGCACCTCGGGGTGCCGGAGGTCCCCATCTGGCTCTCGCTCACCGCCATCGTCGTGATCCTCGGGGTCACCGCGGTCGCCAGCCTCCTGAAGTCGCGTCGGGACGCCGCCCGAGGGGGGTCCGGGACCGAGGAGGAGACCTCCCCGGGAGTCGAGGACGTCACCGTATTCGGCAGCACCCAGAAGTCGTCGACCTCCGAGGAAGGCTCGCCGGAGGGGACGGACGGGCAGCCGCGCTGA
- the uvrB gene encoding excinuclease ABC subunit UvrB, translating to MRPTTDLQRTVNPFRVVSEFSPSGDQPKAIAELASRVQAGEEDIVLLGATGTGKSATTAWMIEQVQRPTLVMAPNKTLAAQLANEFKELLPHNAVEYFVSYYDYYQPEAYVPQTDTYIEKDSSINDEVERLRHSATNSLLTRRDVVVVASVSCIYGLGTPQEYVDRMARLRVGDTVERDELLRRFVTMQYTRNDMAFSRGTFRVRGDTVEIIPQYEELAVRIEFFGDEIDRLYTLNPLTGEVVREEQEMYVFPASHYVAGPERMERAIGSIEAELAAQLETFEKQGKLLEAQRLRMRTTYDIEMMRQVGSCSGIENYSRHIDGRSSGSAPNCLLDYFPEDFLLVLDESHVTVPQIGAMYEGDMSRKRTLVDHGFRLPSAMDNRPLKWEEFLERIGQTVYLSATPGDYEMAKSEGYVEQIIRPTGLVDPEVVLKPTKGQIDDLLHEVGERTARDERVLVTTLTKKMAEDLTDYLLDKGVRVRYLHSEVDTLRRVELLRELRLGEYDVLVGINLLREGLDLPEVSLVSILDADKEGFLRSARSLIQTIGRAARNVSGQVHMYADTITPSMEQAIDETNRRRDKQLAYNAAAGIDPTPLRKRIADITDMLEREDADTETLMGSGRSQSRGKGGGRGKAAASVVGASAVERRSGEQLPATELADLIHELTEQMHQAATDLHFELAARLRDEIGDLKKELRQMREATG from the coding sequence ATGCGTCCGACCACCGACCTGCAGCGCACGGTCAACCCGTTCCGCGTCGTCTCCGAGTTCAGCCCCAGCGGGGACCAGCCCAAGGCGATCGCGGAGCTGGCCAGCAGGGTGCAGGCGGGCGAGGAGGACATCGTCCTGCTGGGTGCCACCGGCACCGGGAAGTCCGCGACGACCGCCTGGATGATCGAGCAGGTGCAGCGTCCGACGCTGGTCATGGCGCCCAACAAGACGCTCGCCGCCCAGCTGGCCAACGAGTTCAAGGAGCTGCTCCCGCACAACGCGGTCGAGTACTTCGTGAGCTACTACGACTACTACCAGCCCGAGGCCTACGTCCCGCAGACGGACACCTACATCGAGAAGGACTCCTCGATCAACGACGAGGTGGAGCGGCTGCGCCACTCGGCCACCAACTCGCTGCTCACCCGGCGCGACGTCGTCGTCGTCGCGTCGGTGTCCTGCATCTACGGCCTGGGGACGCCGCAGGAGTACGTCGACCGGATGGCGCGGCTGCGGGTGGGGGACACGGTGGAGCGCGACGAGCTGCTGCGCCGGTTCGTGACCATGCAGTACACCCGCAACGACATGGCCTTCTCGCGCGGCACGTTCCGTGTGCGCGGCGACACCGTCGAGATCATCCCGCAGTACGAGGAGCTGGCGGTGCGGATCGAGTTCTTCGGGGACGAGATCGACCGCCTCTACACCCTCAACCCGCTCACCGGTGAGGTGGTGCGCGAGGAGCAGGAGATGTACGTCTTCCCGGCCTCCCACTACGTCGCCGGACCGGAGCGGATGGAGCGGGCGATCGGCAGCATCGAGGCCGAGCTGGCCGCCCAGCTGGAGACCTTCGAGAAGCAGGGCAAGCTGCTGGAGGCGCAGCGGCTGCGGATGCGGACCACCTACGACATCGAGATGATGCGCCAGGTCGGGTCGTGCTCGGGCATCGAGAACTACTCGCGGCACATCGACGGCCGGTCGTCGGGGTCGGCCCCGAACTGCCTGCTCGACTACTTCCCGGAGGACTTCCTCCTCGTGCTGGACGAGTCCCACGTCACGGTCCCGCAGATCGGGGCGATGTACGAGGGGGACATGTCCCGCAAGAGGACCCTCGTCGACCACGGGTTCCGCCTCCCCAGCGCGATGGACAACCGGCCGCTGAAGTGGGAGGAGTTCCTGGAGCGCATCGGGCAGACGGTGTACCTGTCCGCCACGCCCGGGGACTACGAGATGGCCAAGAGCGAGGGCTACGTCGAGCAGATCATCCGCCCGACCGGTCTCGTCGACCCGGAGGTCGTCCTCAAGCCGACCAAGGGGCAGATCGACGACCTCCTGCACGAGGTGGGGGAGCGCACCGCGCGCGACGAGCGCGTGCTGGTCACCACCCTGACCAAGAAGATGGCCGAGGACCTCACGGACTACCTGCTCGACAAGGGGGTCCGGGTGCGTTACCTGCACTCCGAGGTGGACACCCTGCGCCGGGTCGAGCTGCTGCGCGAGCTGCGGCTGGGCGAGTACGACGTGCTCGTGGGCATCAACCTGCTGCGCGAGGGGCTCGACCTGCCCGAGGTCTCCCTGGTGAGCATCCTGGACGCGGACAAGGAGGGCTTCCTGCGCTCCGCCCGGTCGCTCATCCAGACCATCGGCCGCGCCGCCCGCAACGTCTCGGGCCAGGTGCACATGTATGCCGACACCATCACCCCGTCGATGGAGCAGGCGATCGACGAGACCAACCGCCGCCGGGACAAGCAGCTGGCCTACAACGCCGCCGCAGGCATCGACCCGACCCCGCTGCGCAAGCGGATCGCCGACATCACCGACATGCTGGAGCGCGAGGACGCCGACACCGAGACGCTCATGGGCAGCGGGCGCAGCCAGTCCCGCGGCAAGGGCGGGGGCCGGGGCAAGGCAGCGGCCTCCGTCGTCGGTGCCAGCGCGGTGGAACGGCGGTCCGGGGAGCAGCTGCCGGCGACCGAGCTGGCCGATCTCATCCACGAGCTCACCGAGCAGATGCACCAGGCGGCCACGGACCTGCACTTCGAGCTCGCGGCCCGCCTGCGGGACGAGATCGGCGACCTCAAGAAGGAGCTGCGCCAGATGCGCGAAGCCACCGGCTGA
- a CDS encoding EamA family transporter: protein MVTHPARALAGHPVALVLLAVVSVQFGGALAATLLPVVGVVGSVTLRLVLATAVLWLFVRPRVRGRSAGDWWVVGLFAVALTTMNLAFYGSLARLPIGVAVTIEFLGPLALAAVLSRRVRDAVAVLAALAGVTLISGALTTPWAELDHLGILLAASAGACWAAYIVLSRRTGERFEGLDGIAICMGLGAVAMLPVGLLVTGPDLWAPEALVRGLGIALLSSAVPYSLELLALRHLRSGTFGVLLSLEPAAAALAGLLVLGQVLSATQLVGMVLVVTASITVLGRPVRRPR, encoded by the coding sequence GTGGTGACCCACCCCGCACGTGCTTTGGCCGGCCACCCGGTCGCGCTGGTCCTCCTGGCGGTCGTCTCCGTCCAGTTCGGCGGGGCCCTGGCGGCCACGCTGCTGCCCGTCGTGGGCGTGGTCGGCTCGGTGACGCTGCGGCTCGTCCTGGCGACCGCAGTCCTGTGGCTCTTCGTGCGACCGCGCGTGCGCGGACGCAGCGCCGGGGACTGGTGGGTGGTCGGGCTGTTCGCCGTGGCCCTCACCACCATGAACCTCGCGTTCTACGGCTCCCTGGCCCGGCTCCCGATCGGGGTCGCCGTCACCATCGAGTTCCTGGGGCCGCTGGCCCTCGCGGCCGTGCTGTCACGCCGGGTGCGGGACGCCGTGGCGGTCCTGGCCGCCCTGGCCGGCGTGACGCTCATCTCCGGGGCGTTGACGACCCCGTGGGCCGAGCTCGACCACCTCGGCATCCTCCTGGCCGCGTCCGCCGGCGCCTGCTGGGCGGCCTACATCGTGCTGAGCCGGCGGACCGGGGAGCGGTTCGAGGGGCTCGACGGCATCGCGATCTGCATGGGTCTGGGGGCCGTGGCCATGCTGCCCGTGGGTCTGCTCGTCACCGGCCCGGACCTGTGGGCGCCCGAGGCGCTGGTGCGCGGCCTCGGGATCGCCCTGCTCTCCTCGGCCGTGCCGTACAGCCTCGAGCTGCTCGCGCTGCGCCACCTCCGCTCGGGGACCTTCGGGGTGCTGCTGAGCCTGGAGCCGGCGGCTGCGGCGCTGGCCGGCCTGCTGGTCCTGGGGCAGGTGCTGTCGGCCACCCAGCTCGTCGGCATGGTGCTCGTGGTCACGGCCAGCATCACCGTGCTGGGGCGGCCGGTCCGGCGTCCACGGTAG
- the gltB gene encoding glutamate synthase large subunit — MTESIDQTSSALRPVPGAAPQGLYDGAHEHDSCGVAFVATLDGVPRHDIVAQALTALHNLDHRGAVGSEENTGDGAGILTQLPDAFLREVLPFELPEPGRYAAGIVFLPGQGQTDEVVAQVEEIVESSGLRVLGWRDVPVDPDLVGPTALSVMPVMRQLVVAAGEEAPEESGLELERRVWLARKRVERRTPAYPVSLSTRTMTYKGMLTTDQLPAYFPDLTDQRFTSALAVVHSRFSTNTFPSWPLAHPYRVIAHNGEINTVKGNRNWMRARQSELRSELFPGDLADALPICTPDASDSATFDEVLELLSLGGRSLPHAVLMMIPESWENDETMDPDVRAFYEFHSMLMEPWDGPANLVFTDGTQVGAVLDRNGLRPSRYWVTDDGLVVLGSESGLLPLPPERVVRKGRVAPGRMFLVDLDRGEILDDTQVKRDLAARQPYREWLDAELVHMESLPTQVHVRHTHASVTRRQQIFGYTEEELRIILAPMAQAGAEPLGAMGTDTPIAALSDRPRLLFDYFVEAFAQVTNPPLDAIREEIVTSLEASTGPEPNLLDETPAHARQVVLPFPVIDNDQLAKLRRINADGEHPGLDALVVRGLYRVDGGAAALEQRLEEICAEVDEAIAGGAFFVVLSDRHADRERAPIPSLLLTSAVHHHLVRNNTRTRVGLLVEAGDVRETHHVALLVAYGAAAVNPYLAMETVENLCSAGQVLDGLDPDVAIRNLIKALGKGVLKVMSKMGISTIASYRGAQTFEAVGLSTDVVTRWFTGTTSQIDGVGLEVIAEEVARRHAVAYPLSGIPPYHRALDIGGEYQWRREGPPHLFSPEAVFRLQHATRQGRYDVFTEYTDLVDEQSASLMTLRGLFGLQPDRDPVDIDEVEPVSAIVRRFATGAMSYGSISQEAHETLAVAMNRLGGKSNTGEGGEDVERLLDPERRSAIKQVASGRFGVTSPYLVHADDIQIKMAQGAKPGEGGQLPPGKVYPWIASTRHSTPGVGLISPPPHHDIYSIEDIKQLIHDLKNANPRARIHVKLVSQIGVGTVAAGVSKAKSDVVLISGHDGGTGASPLTSLKHAGTPWELGLAETQQTLLLNGLRDRIVVQCDGQLKTGRDVLVAALLGAEEFGFATAPLVVSGCIMMRVCHLDTCPVGIATQNPELRERYTGKAEFVVTFFEFIAQQVRELLASLGYRSLDEVIGRSDLLDTSRAVEHWKADGLDLSPVLQLTELPEGASRRCTTTQEHGLSAALDNELVALAAPALEDGTPVVGSFPVTNVNRTVGTLLGHHVTVAAGPDGLPDGTIDLTLTGSAGQSLGAFLPRGITLRLVGDANDFVGKGLSGGRIVVRPEEGSSFVATDQVVAGNVICYGATAGQVNLRGVVGERFCVRNSGATAVVEGVGDHALEYMTGGLALILGRTGRNLGAGMSGGTGVVLDLDRGTLNPLAVSAGDLLLAPLAETEHVDHVRQLLEEHVELTGSTVAQALLDDADWALRLTVITPRQYAGVLRIRREAEERGDDPNGPHAWQLILEDSHG; from the coding sequence ATGACAGAGTCGATCGACCAGACCTCCTCTGCCCTGCGTCCCGTCCCGGGTGCCGCGCCCCAGGGCCTCTACGACGGTGCCCACGAGCACGACAGCTGCGGCGTCGCCTTCGTGGCCACCCTCGACGGGGTCCCCCGCCACGACATCGTCGCCCAGGCGCTCACCGCGCTGCACAACCTGGACCACCGCGGCGCCGTCGGCAGCGAGGAGAACACGGGGGACGGCGCGGGCATCCTCACCCAGCTGCCGGACGCCTTCCTGCGCGAGGTGCTCCCCTTCGAGCTCCCCGAGCCCGGTCGGTATGCCGCGGGCATCGTCTTCCTCCCGGGGCAGGGGCAGACCGACGAGGTCGTGGCGCAGGTCGAGGAGATCGTCGAGAGCTCGGGACTGCGGGTGCTCGGCTGGCGTGACGTCCCCGTCGACCCCGACCTCGTCGGTCCCACCGCGCTGTCGGTCATGCCGGTGATGCGCCAGCTCGTCGTCGCCGCCGGCGAGGAGGCCCCGGAGGAGTCCGGTCTGGAGCTGGAGCGCCGCGTCTGGCTGGCGCGCAAGCGCGTCGAGCGGCGGACGCCCGCCTACCCGGTGTCCCTCTCCACGAGGACCATGACCTACAAGGGCATGCTGACCACCGACCAGCTCCCGGCCTACTTCCCCGACCTCACCGACCAGCGCTTCACGAGCGCCCTGGCGGTCGTGCACTCGCGCTTCTCGACCAACACCTTCCCCTCCTGGCCGCTCGCCCACCCCTACCGGGTCATCGCGCACAACGGGGAGATCAACACGGTCAAGGGCAACCGCAACTGGATGCGGGCCCGCCAGTCCGAGCTGCGCAGCGAGCTCTTCCCCGGGGACCTCGCGGACGCCCTGCCCATCTGCACCCCCGACGCCAGCGACTCCGCCACCTTCGACGAGGTGCTGGAGCTGCTGAGCCTCGGCGGACGGTCCCTCCCCCACGCCGTGCTCATGATGATCCCGGAGTCCTGGGAGAACGACGAGACCATGGACCCCGACGTCCGTGCGTTCTACGAGTTCCACTCCATGCTCATGGAGCCGTGGGACGGGCCCGCCAACCTCGTGTTCACCGACGGGACGCAGGTCGGGGCCGTGCTCGACCGCAACGGGCTGCGTCCCTCCCGGTACTGGGTCACCGACGACGGGCTCGTCGTGCTCGGGTCCGAGTCGGGCCTGCTGCCGCTGCCGCCTGAGCGGGTGGTGCGCAAGGGCCGGGTGGCCCCGGGGCGGATGTTCCTCGTCGACCTCGACCGGGGCGAGATCCTGGACGACACCCAGGTCAAGCGCGACCTGGCCGCCCGCCAGCCCTACCGCGAGTGGCTCGACGCGGAGCTGGTCCACATGGAGTCCCTGCCCACGCAGGTCCACGTGCGCCACACCCATGCGTCGGTGACCCGGCGCCAGCAGATCTTCGGCTACACCGAGGAGGAGCTGCGGATCATCCTGGCCCCGATGGCGCAGGCCGGGGCGGAGCCGCTGGGCGCCATGGGCACCGACACGCCGATCGCGGCGCTGTCCGACCGGCCGCGGCTGCTCTTCGACTACTTCGTCGAGGCCTTCGCCCAGGTGACCAACCCGCCGCTGGACGCGATCCGCGAGGAGATCGTCACCTCGCTGGAGGCGTCGACCGGTCCCGAGCCCAACCTGCTCGACGAGACGCCCGCCCACGCGCGGCAGGTGGTCCTGCCCTTCCCCGTCATCGACAACGACCAGCTCGCGAAGCTGCGTCGGATCAACGCCGACGGCGAGCACCCCGGGCTCGACGCCCTCGTCGTCCGTGGGCTCTACCGCGTCGACGGCGGCGCCGCGGCGCTGGAGCAGCGGCTCGAGGAGATCTGCGCCGAGGTCGACGAGGCCATCGCCGGCGGAGCCTTCTTCGTCGTGCTGTCCGACCGGCACGCCGACCGCGAGCGCGCGCCGATCCCGTCGCTGCTGCTCACCAGCGCCGTGCACCACCACCTCGTGCGCAACAACACCCGGACCCGGGTCGGGCTGCTCGTCGAGGCCGGGGACGTGCGCGAGACCCACCACGTCGCGCTGCTCGTCGCCTACGGCGCGGCGGCCGTCAACCCCTACCTGGCCATGGAGACGGTCGAGAACCTGTGCTCGGCCGGCCAGGTGCTGGACGGCCTCGACCCGGACGTCGCCATCAGGAACCTCATCAAGGCGTTGGGCAAGGGTGTGCTCAAGGTCATGTCCAAGATGGGGATCTCCACCATCGCGTCCTACCGCGGCGCCCAGACCTTCGAGGCCGTGGGCCTGTCGACGGACGTCGTCACCCGGTGGTTCACCGGCACCACCAGCCAGATCGACGGGGTCGGGCTGGAGGTCATCGCCGAGGAGGTGGCGCGTCGCCACGCCGTGGCGTACCCCCTGTCCGGCATCCCGCCCTACCACCGGGCCCTGGACATCGGCGGCGAGTACCAGTGGCGCCGCGAGGGACCCCCGCACCTCTTCAGCCCGGAGGCGGTCTTCCGGCTGCAGCACGCCACCCGCCAGGGTCGGTACGACGTCTTCACCGAGTACACCGACCTCGTCGACGAGCAGTCCGCGAGCCTCATGACCCTCCGGGGCCTGTTCGGGCTGCAGCCGGACCGGGACCCGGTCGACATCGACGAGGTGGAGCCGGTCAGCGCCATCGTCCGGCGGTTCGCCACCGGGGCGATGAGCTACGGCTCGATCTCGCAGGAGGCGCACGAGACGCTGGCCGTGGCCATGAACCGGCTGGGCGGCAAGTCCAACACCGGTGAGGGCGGCGAGGACGTGGAGCGGCTCCTCGACCCCGAGCGCCGCTCGGCGATCAAGCAGGTGGCCTCCGGACGCTTCGGGGTCACCTCGCCCTACCTCGTGCACGCCGACGACATCCAGATCAAGATGGCGCAGGGCGCCAAGCCGGGCGAGGGCGGACAGCTGCCGCCGGGCAAGGTCTACCCGTGGATCGCGAGCACCCGGCACTCCACCCCCGGCGTGGGACTGATCTCACCACCCCCGCACCACGACATCTACTCCATCGAGGACATCAAGCAGCTCATCCACGACCTGAAGAACGCCAACCCCCGCGCCCGCATCCACGTCAAGCTGGTGAGCCAGATCGGCGTCGGGACGGTCGCCGCGGGCGTGTCGAAGGCCAAGTCGGACGTCGTGCTCATCTCCGGGCACGACGGGGGCACGGGCGCCAGCCCGCTCACCTCGCTCAAGCACGCCGGCACCCCCTGGGAGCTCGGCCTCGCGGAGACCCAGCAGACACTGCTGCTCAACGGGCTGCGCGACCGCATCGTCGTCCAGTGCGACGGGCAGCTGAAGACCGGGCGCGACGTGCTGGTCGCGGCGCTCCTGGGTGCGGAGGAGTTCGGCTTCGCCACCGCTCCCCTGGTGGTCTCCGGCTGCATCATGATGCGGGTCTGCCACCTGGACACCTGCCCGGTCGGTATCGCCACGCAGAACCCCGAGCTGCGCGAGCGCTACACCGGCAAGGCGGAGTTCGTGGTCACCTTCTTCGAGTTCATCGCCCAGCAGGTGCGTGAGCTGCTCGCCAGCCTGGGCTACCGGTCGCTGGACGAGGTGATCGGCCGGTCCGACCTGCTCGACACCTCCCGTGCCGTCGAGCACTGGAAGGCCGACGGGCTGGACCTCTCGCCCGTGCTGCAGCTCACCGAGCTGCCCGAGGGGGCCTCCCGGCGCTGCACCACGACGCAGGAGCACGGGCTGTCGGCGGCGCTGGACAACGAGCTCGTCGCGCTGGCCGCGCCGGCCCTCGAGGACGGCACCCCGGTGGTCGGCTCGTTCCCGGTCACCAATGTCAACCGCACCGTGGGCACCCTCCTGGGGCACCACGTCACGGTCGCGGCCGGGCCGGACGGGCTGCCGGACGGCACCATCGACCTCACCCTCACCGGGTCCGCCGGGCAGTCCCTGGGGGCGTTCCTGCCCCGTGGGATCACCCTGCGTCTCGTCGGGGACGCCAACGACTTCGTCGGCAAGGGCCTGTCCGGTGGACGCATCGTGGTCCGCCCCGAGGAGGGGTCGTCCTTCGTCGCCACCGACCAGGTCGTCGCCGGCAACGTCATCTGCTACGGCGCGACGGCCGGGCAGGTCAACCTGCGCGGTGTCGTGGGCGAACGCTTCTGCGTCCGCAACTCCGGCGCCACGGCGGTCGTCGAGGGCGTGGGTGACCACGCGCTCGAGTACATGACCGGGGGGCTGGCCCTCATCCTGGGGCGGACCGGGCGCAACCTCGGTGCGGGGATGTCCGGCGGCACCGGCGTCGTCCTCGACCTGGACCGCGGCACGCTCAACCCCCTGGCCGTGTCCGCCGGTGACCTCCTGCTCGCGCCGCTCGCGGAGACCGAGCACGTGGACCACGTCCGGCAGCTGCTCGAGGAGCACGTGGAGCTCACCGGCAGCACGGTCGCCCAGGCGTTGCTCGACGACGCCGACTGGGCTCTCCGCCTCACCGTCATCACCCCGCGGCAGTACGCCGGCGTGCTGCGCATCCGCCGCGAGGCGGAGGAACGCGGCGACGACCCCAACGGCCCCCACGCTTGGCAGCTCATCCTGGAGGACTCGCATGGCTGA